The Magnetospirillum sp. WYHS-4 genome includes the window AGGGCAACCCGGCGCAGCAACACGGACAGGCCGGCCGCCAGGGCCGTCAGATCCCGTTCGGCGAAGAAGACCGCGTGCAGACGGTTCAACTCGGCGACGGCCTCCCGCCGCAGGGAGCCACGCCGATACCACCACCAGCCGAGAAATCCCGCTGCCGCCGCTCCCAATAGCCCGGCCAGCCACCAGCCGATGCCGGGGGGCCAGGCGGAGACGTCCTCCGGAACCACGATGTCGCGCAGACGGTGGGCCAGCCGGAAGGTCGTGTCCAGCCGCTCAGTCATGGCGAACCCTTCCCCGCACCGCCGCGGCCAAGCGGAACAAGCCATCCCGCAAGGCCTCGCCCACCGGCTGCTGGGTGCCCAGCGGGGCGAAGCGAATGTGCAGGCGCCGACAGAGCACCTCGGCCCGTTCGCGCCGACGGGCGAAATCGGTCCGGAAGGCGTCCCGCAACCCCGGCGAGCCGGTATCCACGGCCAACAGGCTTTCGCCGTCGCCGAAGACATAGCGCCCGGACGGCGGAAGGTCCGCTTCCAAAGGGTCCCAGACGAACAGCACCGCCAGATCGTGGCGTTCGGTCAGCGCCGCCAGATTTTGTT containing:
- a CDS encoding DUF4381 domain-containing protein; protein product: MTERLDTTFRLAHRLRDIVVPEDVSAWPPGIGWWLAGLLGAAAAGFLGWWWYRRGSLRREAVAELNRLHAVFFAERDLTALAAGLSVLLRRVALARHPRTEVASLTGAAWTDFLGPGFDDLADLPYRPPLPVPGDLRRGRALISRARKWIGGRT